Sequence from the Amaranthus tricolor cultivar Red isolate AtriRed21 chromosome 1, ASM2621246v1, whole genome shotgun sequence genome:
attattattgtgattgttattgttgttgttgttgttgttgttgttgttgttattattattgttattattattattattattattattattattattattattactattattattatgattgttattatgattgttatcattattgttgttgttattgttgttattgttatttatattattataattattattattattatgattgttattgttattataataatcataataataataataataataataataataataataataattattattattattattattattattattattattattattattaatattattattattactacaataattattactattattattattattattattattattattattattattattattattattattattattattataattattattattattattattattattattattattattattattattatcattattattattattattattattattattattattattattattattattattattattattattattattattattattgttgttgttgttgttgttatttcattattattttttttattatagttattattattgtttattattattgttattattgttgttgttgttatttttattgttattgatattttttttattgttattaatattattattataattatttttttttttttttttttttaaattttattattattattattattgttattattattattattattattattattattattattattattattattattattattattattattattattattattattatgattattattatcatcatcattattattattattattattattattattattattattattattattattattattattattattgttattattattgtttattattattgttattattatttttattaatattattattgttattgttattattattgttattattattgttattgttattgttgttattgttattattattattattattattattattattattattattattattattaatattaatattattattattattattattattattattattattattattattattattataattattattattattattattattattattattattattattattattattattattattattattattattattattattataataattattattattattattattattattattattattattattattattatcattatcattattattattattattattattattattattattattattattattattattattattattattattattattattattattgtttatattattgtttattattattgttattattatttttattaatattgttattgttattgttattattatttttattattatttttattgttattgttgttattgttattattattattattattattattattattattattattattattattattattattagattgttattattattattattattattattattattattattatttttattattattattatcattattattactattattattattattgtgattgttattgttgttgttgttgttgttgttgttgttgttattattattattattattattattattattattattattattattattattattattattattattattattattattactattattattatgattgttattatgattgttatcattattgttgttgttattgttgttattgttatttatattattataattattattattattatgattgttattgttattataataatcagaataataacaataataataataataataacaataataataataataataataataataataataataattattattattattattattattattattattattattattattattattattattattattactattattactacaataattattactattattatttttattattatttttattattattattattattattattattattattattcctattattattattattattattattatcattattattattattattattattattattattattattattattattattattattattattattattattattgttgttatttcattattattgtttttattatagttattattattgtttattattattgttattattgtttttgttgttatttttattgttattgatattttttttattgttattaatattattattattattattattattattattattattattattattattattatttttattttattattattattattattgttattattattattattattattattattattattattattattattattattattattattatcattattattattgttattattaatattattattattattattactctaataattattattattattattattattattattattattattattattattattattattattattattattattattattattattattattattattattaatattaatattattattattattattattattattattattattattattattattattataattattattattattattattattattattattattattattattattattattattattattatcattatcattattattattattattattattattattattattataattatttttttttttttttttttttaaattttattattattattattattgttattattattattattattattattattattattattattattattattattattattattattattattattattattatgattattattatcatcatcattattattattattattattattattattattattattattattattattgttattattattgtttattattattgttattattatttttattaatattattattgttattgttattattattgttattattattgttattgttattgttgttattgttattattattattattattattattattattattattattattattattaatattaatattattattattattattattattattattattattattattattataattattattattattattattattattattattattattattattattattattattattattattattattattattataattattattattattattattattattattattattattattattattattattattatcattatcattattattattattattattattattattattattattattattattattattattattattattattattattattattattattgtttatattattgtttattattattgttattattatttttattaatattgttattgttattgttattattatttttattattatttttattgttattgttgttattgttattattattattattattattattattattattattattattattattattattattattagattgttattattattattattattattattattattattattatttttattattattattatcattattattactattattattattattgtgattgttattgttgttgttgttgttgttgttgttgttgttattattattattattattattattattattattattattattattattattattattattattattattattactattattattatgattgttattatgattgttatcattattgttgttgttattgttgttattgttatttatattattataattattattattattatgattgttattgttattataataatcagaataataacaataataataataataataacaataataataataataataataataataataataataataattattattattattattattattattattattattattattattactattattactacaataattattactattattatttttattattatttttattattattattattattattattattattattattattattcctattattattattattattattattatcattattattattattattattattattattattattattattattattattattattattattattattattgttgttatttcattattattgtttttattatagttattattattgtttattattattgttattattgtttttgttgttatttttattgttattgatattttttttattgttattaatattattattattattattattattattattattattattattattattatttttattttattattattattattattgttattattattattattattattattattattattattattattattattattattattattattattattatcattattattattgttattattaatattattattattattattactctaattattattattattattattattattattattattattattattattattattattattattattattattattattattattattattattattattaatattaatattattattattattattattattattattattattattattataattattattattattattattattattattattattattattattattattattattattattattattattatcattatcattattattattattattattattattattattattattattattattattattattattattattattattattattattattattattattattgttattattattgtttattattattgttattattatttttattaatattgttattgttattgttattgttattattattgttattattattgttattgttattgttgttattgttattattattattattattattattattattattagattgttattattattattattattattttttttttttttttatttttatttttattattattattatcattattattactattattattattattgtgattgttattgttgttgttgttgttgttgttgttgttgtaattattattattattattattattattattattattattattattattattattattattattattattactattattattatgattgttattatgattgttatcattattgttgttgttattgttgttattgttatttatattattataattataattattattatgattgttattgttattataataatcataataataataataataataataataataataataataataataataataataataataataataataataataataataataataataattattattattattattattattattattattattattattattattattattattattattattattattattattattattattactattattactacaataattattactattattattattattattattattattattattattattattattattattattattattataattattattattattattattattattattattattattattattattattattatcattattattattattattattattattattattattattattattattattattattattattattattattattattattattattgttgttatttcattattattgtttttattatagttattattattgtttattattattgttattattgttgttgttgttatttttattgttattaatattttttttattgttattaatattattattattattattattattattattattattattattattattattattattattattattattattattatttttattttattattattattattattgttattattattattattattattattattattattattattattattattattattattatgattattattatcatcatcattattattattgttattattattattattattattattattattattattattattattattattattattattattactctaattattattattattattattattattattattattattattattattattattattattattattattattattattattattattattattattaatactataattattaatactattattattattattattattattattattattattattattattattattattattattattattattattattattattatcattatcattattattattattattattattattattattattattattattattattattattattattattattattattattattattattattattgtttattattattgttattattatttttattaatattgttattgttattgttattattattggtattattattgttattgttattgttgttattgttattattattattattattattattattattattattagattgttattattattattattattattattattattattattattattattattattattattattattattattactattattattattattgtgattgttattgttgttgttgttgttgttgttgttgttgttattattattattattattattattattattattattattattattatcattattaatattattattattattattattattattattattattattattattattattattattattattattattattattgtttattattattgttattattatttttattgatattgttattgttattgttattattattgttattattattgttactgttgttattgttattattattattattattattattattattattattattattattattattattattattattattatgattatgattattattattattattataattattattattattattattattattattattattattattattattattattattattattattattactatttttattttattgttattattattattattattattattattattattattattattattattattattattattattattattttttattattatagttattattattgttattatgattgttatttattattgttattgttattgttattgttattgttattgttgttattgatatttatattattataattttattattattattatgattgttattgttattattattattattaatattattattattattattattattattattattattattattactattattattattattgtgattgttattgttggttttgttgttgttgttgttgttattattattattattattattattattattattattacaaaaattattattattattatttttattattattattattattattattattattattattaaatctattattattataactataattcttattattattattactattattattattattattattattattattattattattattattattattattattatagttattatagttattattattattattattattattattattattattattattattaatattattattattattattattattattattattattattattattattattattatcaatattaatattattattattattattattattattattattattattattattattattattattattattgttgttattattattgtttattattattgttattattatttttattgatattgttattgttattgttattattattgttattattattgttactgttgttattgttattattattattattattattattattattattattattattattattattattattattactattattattattattgtgattgttattgttgttgttgttgttgttgttgttgttattattattattattattattattattattattattactattattattatgattgttattatgattgttatcattattgttgttgttattgttgttattgttatttatattattataattataattattattatgattgttattgttattataataatcataataataataataataataataataataataataataataataataataataattattattattattattattattattattattattattattattattattattattattattattattactattattattattgttgttgttgttgttgttatttcattattattgtttttattatagttattattattgtttattattattgttattattgttgttattgttatttttattgttattgatattttttttattgttattaatattattattattattatttttttttttttttattttattttattttattttattttattattattattattattatttttattattattattattattattattattattattattattattattattattattattattatgattattattatcatcatcattataattattgttattattattattattattattattattattattattattattattattattattattattattattattattattattattattattattactctaattattattattattattattattattattattattattattattattattattattaatattattattattattatttttattattattattattattattattaatattattattattattattattattattattattattattattattattattattataattaatattattattactattattattattattattattattattattattattattattattgttatcattatcattattattattattattattattattattattgttattattattgttattattattgttattgttattattgttattgttattattattattattattattattattattattagattgttattattattattattattattattattattattattatttttatttttattattattattatcattattattactattattgttattattgtgattgttattgttgttgttgttgttgttgttgttgttattattattattattattattattattattattattattattattattattattatttttatatttattattattattatcattattattactattattgttattattgtgattgttattgttgttgttgttgttgttgttgttgttattattattattattattattattattattattattattattattagtattattattattattattattattattatttttattattattattattattattattattattatcattattaatattattattattatcattattattattattattattaattattattattattattattattattattattattattattattattattattattattattattattattattattattattattattattattattattcttgttgttgttgttgttgttgttgttgttgttgttgttgttgttgttgttgttgttgttgttgttgttgtagttgttgttgttgttgtgattgtgattgttattgttgttgttgttgttaatattattattattattattattattattattattattattattattattgttgttgttgttgttatttcattattattgtttttattatagttattattattgtttattattattgttattattgttgttgttgttatttttattgttattgatattttttttattgttattaatattattattattattattaattttttttttttttttttattttattttattttattttattattattattattattattgttattattattattattattattattattattattattattattattattattattattattattattattattatgattattattatcatcatcattataattattgttattattattattattattattattattattattattattattattattattattattattattattattattattactctaattattattattattattattattattattattattattattattattattattattattattaatattattattattattatttttattattattattattattattattattaatattattattattattattattattattattattattattattattattataattaaaattattattactattattattattattattattattattattattattattattattgttatcattatcattattattattattattattattattattattattattattattattattattattattattattattattattattattattattattattgttattattattctttattattattgttattattatttttattaatattgttattgttattgttattattattgttattattattgttattgttattattgttattgttattattattattattattattattattattattattattattattagattgttattattattattattattattattattattattattattattattattattattattattatttttatttttattattattattatcattattattactattattgttattattgtgattgttattgttgttgttgttgttgttgttgttgttattattattattattattattattattattattattattattattattattatttttatttttattattattattatcattattattactattattgttattattgtgattgttattgttgttgttgttgttgttgttgttgttgttgttattattattattattattattattattattattattcttattattattagtattattattattattattattattatttttattattattattattattattattattattatcattattaatattattattattatcattattattattattattaattattattattattattattattattattattattattattattattattattattattattattattattattattattcttgttgttgttgttgttgttgttgttgttgttgttgtagttgttgttgttgttgtgattgtgattgttattgttgttgttgttgttgttaatattattattatta
This genomic interval carries:
- the LOC130823508 gene encoding uncharacterized protein LOC130823508 — encoded protein: NNNNNNNNYNDDDNNNHNNNNNNNNNNNNNNNNNNNNKNNNNNNNKNNNNDNNHNNNHNNNSNNNNNNNNNNNNNNNNNNNNNNNNHNNNNNSNNNNNNNNNNNNNNNNNNNNNNNNSNNNNNNNNNNNNNNNNNNNNNNNNNNNNNNNNNNNNNNNNINIDNNNNNNNNNNNNNNNNNNINNNNNNNNNNNNNNNNYNNYNNNNNNNNNNNNNNNNNNNSNNNNKNYSYNNNRFNNNNNNNNNNNNKNNNNNNFCNNNNNNNNNNNNNNNNNNKTNNNNHNNNNNSNNNNNNNNNNNNNNINNNNNNNN